Sequence from the Terriglobales bacterium genome:
GACCGACGACTCGCGCTGGAAGTCGCGGGTTATCTGTTCGCCAAGGACTTCCCCGACGTGGTGCGCGAGCTGCGCGCGGCGGGCCAGTCGCTCGGCATGTCGTACGAGGTCGCCGACGCCCGCGTCGCCGACACCGGCGCCCAGGTCTGGGTCCTGAACGAAGTGACCTTCACCGGCGCCGCGGTGCTGAAGAAGAGCAAGGCGGCGTATGCGGGGACGTCGATCGAGATCGAAGCCGTCGTCGGCTCTCGGCCCTCGGCCGCAACGACTCTGGACGGCCGACGACCGATGGCCGTCGACCGACGACCCACCAACATTCGGGCCGCTAGCCCACAGCAGGAGCTCCCATGAACGAAGAACTGATCCAGCAACTCTCCGCCACCGCGGACCGCTTTGCCGCGGCCACCGAGGCGCTCGAGCACACACTCGCGCGGCTCGACGAGCAGTCCGGCAAGATCGACCGCATCGTCGCCGCCATCGACGAGAGCGACGCGAGCACCCGCAAGACGCTCGAAGAGCGCGTCACCGAGCTGGTGCACGCCAACGACGAGCTGCGCGCGCAGGCCGCCCGCCTGAGCGCGCAGCGCAAGACGCTGCCGCCGCTCGTCACCGCCATCCTCGCGAAAAACGGGTACGAGCCGGCGGAGACGATCGATGCCGCCGTGCTCGACAAGACGCTCGCCGCGCTCTCGGTCGAGCAGCGCATCGCGGTGAAGAGCGAGATGGCCAGGGCAGGACTGATCGAGTAGTTCTCGCACCTTCTGACCCTTCGGCTGTTTTCAAACGTCCCGAGCCCGCCGCGGCGGGCTCGGGAACCCTACTCTCACGAGAATTCGTCGTGACGATAGGGCTCCCTCGCGCTGCGCGCTCGGGATGTTTTTTGTACGAGATATCCACGCAGCACACACCTCCTCCTTTCGAAAGGACACCCATGCACGCAAAATTCCTCGACCTCCACGCCGCCGCCGACTTCCTCGGGCCGGGCGCGGTGGAGGTGAACCGCTACCAGAACGAGATCACCGACATCGTCCGGCGCCGCGGCGCCTTCGGGCAGCGCATCAAGCAGGTGCCGGCCACCGGCCACCCGTCGCGCTTCTTCGAGCAGACGGCGATCGCCGCCAACTCCGCGGCGAACGCCTTCGTCGACCCGCGCAACATCGTGGCCACGGTCGCCGCGCCCACGCGCGCCGAGCGCTCCGTCCCGCTCAAGGCGCTGGTCTCGCAGATCAACTACAACCTGTTCGACCTCGAGGTCGGGCAGCAGCAGTCGCAGTTCGCCTTCCTCCAGGCCAAGGACCTGGCCGACGCGGTCGAGGGCCTGCTGCGCACGCACGACGTCGCGCTCTGGAACGGCAACGACACCTCGCTCTCCACGCCGACGACCAACCAGTACTACGGCGCGGCCGCGCAGATCGCCGACGGCGGCAACGTCGCCACCGTCGAGACCACCGAGAGCATCGTCGACGGGCTGAAGCAGACCATCGCCGAGATGGTCGCCAGCTCCAGCTACGAGGTGCGCCCGACCGCCATCTACGCCAACCCGGTGCTGCTCGACTTGATCGACCGCGAGATGAAGGACCAGTTCAACGTGGTGCTCGCGACCGCCGAGATCTTCGGCGGCCTGCGCGTGAAGACGCTCTCCACCCAGGCGGGCGAGCTGCCGCTCATCCCCGAGTGGTCGCTCGGCTACACCGGCACGCCCGGCTCCGGCTCCGCGGTGCTGCCGGCCTACATCGTGAGCGAGGACATGATCGAGTACCACTGGCTCACCGACCCCAACCCGCGCGTCTTCCAGCTCGGCCTCTCGGGCTCGCTCGCGCAGCAGCACGTCGTCGTGAAGTTCGGCGGCGTGGTGGTCAAGGGCGCCGGCTACGCGCACTACAAGGTGAACGTCGAGCGGTGATTCCGATTCAACGCAGAGGCGCAAAGCACGCGGAGGTTGATTTGTGCCTGCCTCTGCGAACTCCGCGACTCTGCGTTGAAGAAGAGGTCCCATGATCTATCTCAATCCTTCCGAATACGAGCAGTACGGCCTGGACCACTCCGCGGCGGCAGCGCTGGTGGCGGCGGCTTCGTCGCTCATCGACGCGCACTGCCGCCGCGCGACGTTGGGCGTGGCGCAATACGTGGAACGCGTGCGCCTGCGCCCCGGGCGCAACTCCCTGCGGCTGACCTACCTCCCCCTGGCCGCGCTTGCGCCCGCCTCCTCTCCCTTCGTCGCGGTGAAGGCGCGCTACACCGTGCCGCGCCGCGGCGAAGGGCTGGAGGGGGATCCGCTCGCCGTCGAGGTCGCCGGCGCCTTCGGGCTCCCCGGCGCCTGGACCGCGCTCGATCCCGCCGCGCTCGAGCACGATGCCGCGACCGGCGAGGTCGCGCTGCCGCAGCATCCGCTCGGCCTCGGCTACAACGAGGTCGAGGTGACGTACACCGCGGGCTTCGCCGCCATCCCCGAGGCGGTGAAGTTCGCGTGCGCGCAGGTCGCGCGCAACGCGCAGGCCACGCCCGCGCTCAACGTGAAGAGCTCGGGCCTCGACCGCATGCAGATGGCGTACTTCGAGGATTCGCTGCTCGACGCCTCGGTGCGCGCGCTGCTCGCGCCCTTCATGGCGCAGAAGGTGGGCTGATGGAAGACTACTCCGCGTTCGCTCCGCACACCCTGGGCGCGACGGCCGCGCGCGCTGCCGAAGCGCTGCTGCGCTCGCTGGGTGACGGTAAGGTCACGCTGCGGATCCTGCTGCCCGAGGGGGCCGCAGGTGGCGGCTTGGGATTAGCGGCGCCGCAGACCGAAGAGGTCGAACTCTGGCCGGCGATGGTCCGGCTGGTCGCGCCCGGCGAGGACGGCGGCGCGCGCTACGAAGTCGCGATCGCCGGCAGCTCCGTCGTAGAAGAAGCCGAAAAGCGCAACCACGAAAGCGCCGACGAATTCCTGGCGGCCGCGCTCGGCGTCGTGCTGGGCGAGAAGCTGTTGCGCATCGTGAACGCCACGCCGCACTCCTGCGGCGGGAAGGTCTATCTGTACCGGCTCGAGGCGCGCGGATGAGCGCTCAGCGGAAGTCTTCGTCCGCCTCGATGGGCGAGGCGGGCCGCACGAAGCGGAAGCGCACCTCCCCGTTGCAGATGTTGCATTCGGGGAATACCCCGCCGCCCGCCGCCGTTACGGGATGGCTCTCGCGGTGCCCGCGGTGGATCGCCTCGTAGATCCCCGACTGCGGGACCGCTTCTCCGGGTTTGAACAGCATGAACAGCCTTTCGTCGCGCCGGACACCGTCGTCCGAGGACACACGTCCGCTCTGCGACATTCTGGATTCGGGGCAGGTGGCGCTCAGCAGGGAGGTCTCGCGGCCACAACGCCCGCGGGAAGCAGATGAGTCAGTTCCCGCGTCGTCAGAATAGATGCCGCCCTCGGAGGCGAGGTTGACTAGCGGCCGTTGGCGGCTTTCTTGGCGGGGCGGAAGTCGTAATCATCGCGCAGGAAGTGCACTTCCTGGAGGTAGACGAAGCGCACGCGGTCGTCGCAGCGCGTGCACCGCGGAAAGTGCGAGCCCGCTTCGATCGTCACGTCGTGCGGCATGCGGTGCGCGTGGTGCAGCACGCGGTACATGCCCGATTCCGGCGCTGCCTCGCCCGGCCTGAAGGTATCGCGTTCCATGGAGCCGCCTGACTTACGGTTGCGGCCGCCCGTGAGGGCAGCGCGTTCCTGGAGTGCTAGGCAACGAAGGGGGACGAAGCCCGGCGCGCACACTTCCGCTACCCGATTCGATGTCCCGCGCTCGCTTCAGAGTTGCTCCTGCCCAAGGTCAGACAAACGATGCAATCCGCCAAAGACAGCTTCTACATCGCGCTGCGCGACCGCCTGGCGGCGCTCGCGCCGGACCGCACCGTCACCATCGGGGGACAAGAACGTCCCGCGGTGGTGGTGGCGGAGAACGAACCCGTGACCTCCAGCTCGCCTCTGCCCGACGCGTTTTACCTGCACTGGGAAGGCGCTCGGACGGCGTCCGCATCGGGCGCGCGGCGTCCGCTGCTGCGGCTCGACTGCCGCATCGCGTACCGCACGCTGGGTTCGAGCGAGCTGAATGGCCTCGACCGTGGGCGCGCGCTCGCCGCGCTCGACCTGGAGCTTTGCGGCATCCTGGCGCCGCACTTCGCGGAGAAAAAGGACTACTCGCAACCGGAGCCGCAAGCGCTGGGCTCGGCGGTGCTGTGGTCGCCGCCGGAGTTCGCCGCCGCCGAGGCGCACGACCGCGAGCTGCGCCGCGTCGCAAGGGTCGCGCTCTTCTTCTGGCCGGAGGTGGAACTGCCATGACCGCACGCGCCGCCATGCTGCCCGCCGGCCGCCGCTGGCGCGCCTACTTCGCGCCCGTGGAGCGCGAGACCGGCACGCCGCAGCTCTTCGACCCCGCGCTCGACGCCGCCTTCGCGCTCGACGCCCCGCCGGCGCCCTGGCTGGACCTCGGCTGGATCGAGAGCTTCGCGCGGCGCTCCGCCACCGAGACGCTCGCGATCGCCGCCGGCCCGAACCAGGCGGTGCTTCGCCAAGCCCGCAAGAACCTGCGCGCCGAGGTCGAGTTCGCATTTTGCGATTGGGGCAAGCTCCAGATGGCGCTCGCCGGCGGTGCGCAGCACATGAACGTGCTCGCGCCGGCGGGCTCGACGCGCGTGCCCTCGGGCGCGGCAGCCGCCGCAGCCGTTCCGCTGGAAGCAGGCTCCACGGCGAGCCAGCTCGTCGTCGGCGCCGGCGCGGTCGGCAGTTTTGCCGCCGGCGACCTCGTCGTCGCAGACATCGACTACACCGGCGAGACCGGCTACGTCGGCTCGGGCCTCGCCGGCGCTTGCGTCACGTCGTCCGCCGCCGTCGGAGACGACCCCGGTTACATCCGCCGCGTGAGCTTCAACGTCGGCCGCGTCGCCGGCAAAGACGCCACTTCGCTCGCCCTCGCGCAGCCGCTGCCCGGCGGCGCGCCGGCCGCGAACGCGAAGGTGCAGAAGGTCATCGGATTCACCGACCGCGAAGGCGGCGCGTTCTTCCAGGAGTGGTCGGGGCTGTTCGTCTTCGAGAACGAAGCGGGCGGGCGCGTCATCCTTCATTACCCGCGGCTCCAGCCGGCCGTCCCGGCGGCGGAAGGGAAGCTCGAGCTGGCCGAGCCGTTGTGCGCGCTCACGCTGCACGCGCGCTTCACCGCGCTGCCGCTCACCGATGCGAACGACTCGGAAGCGTGCCTCTGCTGGCGGACCTACTACCCAGTCGGCGGGTCGACGTTATATTGACCCGTGTTCTCAGTTTTCGCTCTTTCGATTCGCGCGCGGACCCAGGCCACGGGCTCCGGTTCAGAGCGGCCCCGAAGCATCGCCCAGTACTCGCCCACCGAGACGCCGGCGGGAGTGGTCACGCCGGCCGGAATGATGACTTCCAAATAGCCACCGACGGGCCTTCGCAGCCGCAGCACCAGCTCTTCACGGATCAGGCTGAACTCGATCGACCGGACGTCGTGCCAAGCGACAAAGCGCTGCGTCCGCCAGCGCTGGACATAGATCCCGGAATCGTCGGCTACCGCGTAAGCAAACTTGCCCATGTGAAAAACAATCAGTGCACCACCCACCATCACCATCACTCCCGCAGCCAATGCGCTTTTGCGGTCTAGATAAGCTGCGAGCCCAAGCGCGGTGAGAATCCCCATAACGCTGAGGGTGACGATCAGGACAAAGGCAACGGCGACTCGTGTGCCTATCCACGAGCTTCTACTTCCGAGGACTCGGCGCGCCTCTTCCATTGCCGGCCGATTGTAGCGAAACACCAGATGAAACTTCTCATCGACAACACGGACTACACGTGCGCGCTGGCCGCCGACGGCGCGCCGCGCGTCCTGCGCCGGCTGAACCAGCCCTCGCGCTTCGAGTGCGCGCTCCTGCTCACTCCGGCCGCGCCTGTGATCCCGGCAGCGAACGCGCGCGTCGTGCTCGAGCGCGAAGATGGCGCAAAGCTCTTCACCGGCTACCTCGACGCCATCCCGGAACACGAGTACCTCGGCTGGGGCGAGCGCGGGCCCGAGTACCGGCTGCACATCACGGCGACCAGCGACGAGCTGCTGCTCGACCGCAAGGCGCTGCCCGAGCGTCCGCCGTTCGTGGCGCGCCCCGCGGGCGAGATCCTGCGCGCGACCGCAGCGAGCCTGCTGCCGGGCGCCTTTGACGTCTCCGGCGTCACCGACCTCGGCGTCATCCCGTCGTACGAAGCCGACTTCCAGCGGCCGTGGTCGGAGCACGCCGCCGCGCTCGCGCTGCTCGCGCGCGCCGCCTATCGCGCGCACGACGGCTCACTGGTCTTCCAGCCCGTCGGCAGCGCAAGCCACACGCTCGAGGAAGAGTCTCCCACTTTCACCCCCGAGGGCCTGAAGCTCGCCGCCCCACAGCGCTTCGTGAACGACGCGACCATCATCAGCCGCGCCGAGCCGCGCCTGCACGTGCGCGACTACTTCGTCGGCGACGGCCTCACGCTGCAGTTCGACCTCTCGCGCACGCCCTTCGCGCAGCGCACGCGCGTGCTGCTGGACGAAGAGTTCGCCGGCGACGAACTCGACCCGCTGCGCTGGACGCAGGCCGATCCCGCCGCCGCGCTCAGCAGTTCCGGCGGGCAACTGGCTGTTGCCGGCGGCACCGCGACCGACGGCGAGACGCGCGTCGAAGCGGTCGAGCGGCTCGAACTGGGCGGCGGACTCCTCCTTCAGCACGGCGAGTTCAGCTTCACCGCCGCATCGGACGCCGTGCTCGGCGGCCTCTACGCCGGCGCGGTCAATGTCGCCGGCTGTTTTGCCGGCTTCCGAGTCACGCCTTCCGGCGACCAGTCTGCGATCCAGGCGCTCATCGACGGCAGCGCGACCGGGTCGGCCGTCACGACGGTCGCTGGCCACCGCTACGGCATGACCACGCGCCTCTACGCCATCGAGAACTTCCGCGCGTCGCAGACCTTCCATTCGTCCGCGCATCCCGCCGGCAGCGGCCGCGGCGGCGGCGCGCTCCCGAGCGGCGCGCGCCTCGTGCTCGAGCTGCACGACATCGACCCAGCAAACCCGGGCTCGCAGGGCGCCGCCGCCACTGTCCTGTATGACGCGGTCGTCAGCGACGTGCCCGCGCTGGTGACCTACGCGCTGCTCAACGTGACGACCGCGCACTGCTCCACGCCGTTCGCCCGCATCGCGCGCATCTCCGGCGTAGAGGTGCGCAGCCAGGCACCCTCGCAAAGCTATCGCACTCGCCTGGTCGGCGCTCTCGCCGACGGCGGTGAGTGCCAGGTGTTCCAGACTCCCGAGCTCCAGTTCTTTTCCCAGTACCCGCCGGTCGCGGGCGAGCAGATCGTGGTCCGCTACCGCAGCCAGGCGCGCAGCCTGGCGCGCGTCATCGACCCCGCCAGCATCGCCACGCTCGCCGCCGGCGCCGATGACGGCGTGCGCTCCGCGGTGCGTTACCTGGCGGCGCCCGCGGCCCGCACCAGCGCGGAGTGCGAGACCGCGGCGCTTGCCCTGCTCGACGACTCGACGCAGCAGGCGTGGGCGGGCGAGTATCGCGCGTGGAGCGACGCCCTGCCGGGCGGCCCGGCGACCGACGTCTGGCCCGGCGACGCCTTCGCCGTCGACATCCCCAGCCGCGGCGCCGAGTTCACCGCCCTCGTCCGCGAGGTCGAGCTCTTGTGCGCCGACCTCCGCGGCGACGGTTCCCGCTACCGCATCGCCTTCGCCAACGACGCCGCGCAGCCGCCCGGCTTCGCGTTCGATCCCGCGCGGCTCGACGAGCCGCTCGAAGACGTCGCCACGGTCACGACCGCCGGCACTCTGTTCGCGCCCGACCTCTCCGCCGCCGAGATCACCGGCGCCACCTCGACCACCGTCGACATCGATTGCGGCCTCACTCCGCCGGCAGGGTGGGGCGTCGAGGTCCGGCGCAGCGACCGCGATTGGGGCGAGGAGAACGACCGCGACCTCGTCGGCCGCTTCACCACGCGCACCTTCACGGTCCCTCGGCTCACGCGCGTCGTCGACTTCTTCCTGCGGCAACACGACGACTCGTCCCCGCGCAAGTACTCGCGCAACGCCACGCTGCTGCACCTCGACTGGCCGTACAGCTAGGAGCATTTGCATGTCTGAGGAACGACCACACTTCAAGTGCCCGCTCGGCATGACGCCCGGGCGCATCACCATCCCCGAGTTCGAGCAGCAGGTGCTGGCGGACCTCACGGAGCTGAAGACGCAGATGAAGTTGCTGCTCGGCAACGGGCAGCCGGGCCGCGTCCAGTTGCTGGAAAGCCGCGTGGAACATCACGAGGCGCTGGTGCAGCGCGCCGTCGGCGTGGGCGCGCTTGCCGGCTTCCTCACCACCATGCTCAACCTGGTGTTGAGCTACCTGCAAAGGCGATGACCAGCGAAGAGTTCCTGCGGCAGGCGGCGGAGGCCGCGCGCGCCAGCTCCGCCGCCAGCGGCTTCCCGCCCGGCGTCACGGTCGCGCAGGCGGCGCTCGAGTCGGCGTGGGGACGGTCGCGCCTCGCCACCGAGGCAAACAATTACTTCGGCATCAAGGTGCACGGCGGCATGCCGTCGATCGCGCTGCCGACCGTCGAGATCGTGGCGGCGGCGCCGGTGCGCGTGGTCGCGCGCTTCGCGCGCTACGCCTCGATGGCAGACTGCTTCCACGACCGCGACGCCATCCTCGCGCGCGTCCCGCTCTACGCCGAGGCGCGCGCCGCCTCCGCCGATCCCGAAGCCTTCACGCGCGCCCTCGCGAAGCGCTGGGCCACCGACCCGCAGTACGCCGACAAAGTGCTCGCCATCTATCGCACGCATCGGCTGGATGCGCTCGACCGCTAAGCGCATGACGACCGACGGCCGAGGGCCGACGACCAGAACGGCCACTACATTTCAGGAGAACCAAGATGAGTTTCCTCGCCAAGCTGCTCCGCAGCATCGCGTTCATCCCCGCCATCATCACCGGCATCGAAGGCTTCTTCGGCGCCCGCACCGGCAACGACAAGAAAGAAGCCGCGCTCAGCTTCATCTCGGCGGCGCTCGGGCTCACCGAGGCCATCGCCGCCCGTGAAGTCATCGACGACGGCAAGTTCAAGGACGGCCTCTCGAAGATCATCGACGGCACCGTGCAGTGCCTCAACGCCTCGGTGTGGGCGAAGTGAAGTCTTCGGACGCCAGACTTCATTCTTCCGAAAAAAGTGAGGCCGGCATCGCTGCCGGCCTCCTGCGGACTGACGACTGAAGTCTGACGGCTGCCTTACCCGATCGGCTCGTTCCAATCTTCCAGGTTGCGCTTCACCATCGCCATGAACTGGTCGGCGACGGCGCCGTCGATGATGCGGTGGTCGAAGCCGAGCACCAGGTGCACGATGGTGCGGATGGCGATGGAGTCGTTGCCGTCCTCGTCGGTCACCACGACCGGCGCCTTGTGCACGCCGCCCATGCCCAGGATCGCGACCTGCGGCTGGCTGATGATGGGCGTCCCGAACAGCGCGCCGTAGCTGCCCGGGTTGGTGATGGTGAACGTGCCGCTCGCCACGTCGTCCGGCACCAATTTCTTGGTGCGCGCGCGCTCGCCCACGTCCTGGATGGCCCGCGCCAGGCCAAGGAAATTCCGCTCCTCGGCGTGCTTGATGACGGGCACGATCAGCCCCTGCTCCAGCGCGACCGCGATGCCCAGGTTGATCTCGCGCTTGTAGTGGATGCTGTCGCCTTCGATCGACGAGTTCATCACCGGGAACTGCCGGATGGCGTTCACCGCCGCCTGCGCGATGAACGGCATGTAGGTCAGCTTGGCGCCGTTGCGCGCCTCCCACTCCGGCTTCTGCCGCGCCCGGATGGCCGCGATGCGCGACATGTCCACCTCGAACACGGTGTGGACGTGCGCGCTCGTCGCCTTCGACGCCACCATGTGCTCGGCGATCTTCTTCCGCATGTTGGTCATCGGCACGACTTCGCCGGCGGTGCCGACTCCCGCTGGCACCATCTGCGGCGCCGCCGCTGCACGCTGCGGCGGCGTGTAGGGCGCCTGCGCCGGCGCCGCCGCGCCGCGCTGCGGTGCGGACGAAGACGCAGCCGCCGCCGCCGGCGCGCCCGCGCCGTGTTGCGACAGGAACGCCTGGATGTCATTCTTCGTGATGCGACCTCCCAGGCCCGTGCCCTGCACGCTGCCCAGGTTCAGGTTGTTGTCGCGCGCGATGCGCCGCACCAGCGGGCTCGAGCGGATGCGCCGGCCTTGCTGGTCGCGGTCGTTCGCCGGGAATTCGATGACGGTGTCTTTCTGCTGCGCCACCGCCTGCCGCTCCAGCGGCTTCGCTTCCGGCTCCACGTCGCGCCGCCCGCGCAACTGCGTCGAGATCTCGGTCTCTTCCTCGCCCGCGCGCGCCATGCCCGGCGCCGTTGCTTCCCGCGCCCCCGCGCCCTTGCGCCCGGTGGGATCCTCGGTCCGGCGCTGCTCCTTCTTGGCGCCTTCTGCCGGGCTGGTGGCCTCGGTCGTCCGCGCCTCTTTCCCTCCGTGCGCCACTCCCGCGCTCGCCGGCGTGCCTTCGCCCTGCGCGGCGGCCTTGGTCGGCGCGGGC
This genomic interval carries:
- a CDS encoding YjzC family protein, which gives rise to MERDTFRPGEAAPESGMYRVLHHAHRMPHDVTIEAGSHFPRCTRCDDRVRFVYLQEVHFLRDDYDFRPAKKAANGR
- a CDS encoding glucosaminidase domain-containing protein; the protein is MTSEEFLRQAAEAARASSAASGFPPGVTVAQAALESAWGRSRLATEANNYFGIKVHGGMPSIALPTVEIVAAAPVRVVARFARYASMADCFHDRDAILARVPLYAEARAASADPEAFTRALAKRWATDPQYADKVLAIYRTHRLDALDR
- a CDS encoding dihydrolipoamide acetyltransferase family protein; translation: MPTDVIMPQMGESIFEGTLTKWLKKPGDKVQRDEPLFEISTDKVDAEIPAPASGTLAEIKVAEGTTVQVNTVVGLIAAEGEAVAAGGAKPAPAPTKAAAQGEGTPASAGVAHGGKEARTTEATSPAEGAKKEQRRTEDPTGRKGAGAREATAPGMARAGEEETEISTQLRGRRDVEPEAKPLERQAVAQQKDTVIEFPANDRDQQGRRIRSSPLVRRIARDNNLNLGSVQGTGLGGRITKNDIQAFLSQHGAGAPAAAAASSSAPQRGAAAPAQAPYTPPQRAAAAPQMVPAGVGTAGEVVPMTNMRKKIAEHMVASKATSAHVHTVFEVDMSRIAAIRARQKPEWEARNGAKLTYMPFIAQAAVNAIRQFPVMNSSIEGDSIHYKREINLGIAVALEQGLIVPVIKHAEERNFLGLARAIQDVGERARTKKLVPDDVASGTFTITNPGSYGALFGTPIISQPQVAILGMGGVHKAPVVVTDEDGNDSIAIRTIVHLVLGFDHRIIDGAVADQFMAMVKRNLEDWNEPIG